A stretch of Saccharomyces cerevisiae S288C chromosome IV, complete sequence DNA encodes these proteins:
- a CDS encoding uncharacterized protein (hypothetical protein; conserved among S. cerevisiae strains; YDR102C is not an essential gene; homozygous diploid deletion strain exhibits high budding index): MTLLLQKCIRVELRKDPIFNASSSLEIFLSVLESVIYPFKGNLILLDFHLVDVQTTCYQRNSSMRNQLMSVFCQSLREFTLTALSCNSYCIIIVATRWQKIDNALKMTGR; encoded by the coding sequence ATGACTCTCCTACTTCAAAAATGTATCAGAGTAGAACTGCGGAAAGATCCAATATTTAAcgcttcttcttcactcGAAATATTTCTGTCAGTTTTAGAATCTGTTATATATCCCTTTAAAGGAAACTTGATACTTCTAGATTTTCATCTTGTCGATGTTCAAACAACGTGTTATCAGAGAAACAGCTCTATGAGAAATCAGCTGATGTCAGTATTCTGTCAGTCACTTCGTGAATTTACATTGACTGCTCTTTCGTGCAATTCATACTGTATTATTATAGTTGCAACTAGAtggcaaaaaattgataatgCCCTAAAAATGACAGGCCGGTAA